GGCCTACACCGTCAGCGGCTGGCGGCTGCTGGCGGAGGATGGGAGCAACGGCGCCGCCGACGGCGGTGAGGAAACCCAGCAACCCGCGGCAGCCATCTTCAGCCTCTACGAACCCGCCTATCGCCGAGACGACCAGTGGATTCCGCCGGTGGAGCTCACCGTCGACGCCGCCGAATACTTGTTCAACAATCTGGTGCTGCTCTATCTAGAAGAAGAAGTGCGTCGGGCCAGCCCCTTCGGCCGGCAGCTGGCGGCCCGAGCCCAAGAGCTGCTGGCATCGCTGCCGGAGGAAGTGCGCCAGCCCGCCTACCTCCAGGCGGCGGCGGACTTCGCTTCCCACGCCCTGGCGGTGGCCGGCCAGCTCGAACGCAGCGCCCGTCGCCATCAGAACCGGGACTCCAACGTCTGCCGCCACAAAGACGCCCCCTGGTCCCTCTTCGGCCTCTGGGACCGCATCTTCACCACCACCCACTACCCCGCCTCCTACCATCCTGCCCCTTCCAACGACAGCGACGAGCTCGCCGCACCCCAACGGGCGGTGACCACCGACATCTCCCTCACCTCGGAAGACAAAGAGCTCCTCCGCCGCTACCTCTTCGGTGACGTCTGGGACGGCAGCAAAGAACACGATCTGCTGCCTCGGTACTGCCCGGGAGAGGTTGCCTCAGACAGCTAGCGCAGCCCGTCCAGGATCGCCCGGTACTCCGCCGGGGTCATAGGGCGGGGGTTGGAATCGTTGGAGCCGTTGGCGGCGGCTTGGGTGGCGATCCAATCGTAGTCTTCGGCGGGGATGGCGAAGTCGGCGAAGGGTGGGAGGCGCAGGCTGTCCACCAGGCGCTTGACCGCCGCCAGCAGCGCTGACGCGGCCTCGCTGTCGTCGTCGGACACCGCCTCGGGGCTCCGGGGCAAGGCGCGGCGGGCGACCCGGGCGAGGGCGGCGTGGATGGAGTCGCCGTGGGAGCGCAGCACCGGTACCAGCAACAGCGCGTTGGCCAGGCCGTGGGGCACATCCCAGCCGCCGCCGAGGGTTTCCGACAGGCAATGCACGGCGCCGACATCGGAGTTGCCGAAGGCCATTCCGGCCAGGGTCGACGCCGTCATCACCGCCTCCCGGGCCTCGTCGTCGCCGGCGATATCCGCCGCCGCCCGCGGCAGGTAGGCCAAGAGCAGCTCCACCGAGCGGGTGGCCAGGGCCTCCGAAGCGGGATTGGCGAGACGGCCGGTGATCGCCTCCAGGCTGTGGGTGAGGGCGTCGAGGGCGGTCCAGGCTACGAGCTCGGCGGGCAGGGTGCGCAGGAAGTCCGCATCCACCAGGGCGTGATCCGGGAACATGCGGTGGCCCTTGATGCTGATCTTGACCCGCCGCTCCGGCTGGCTGATCACCGACACCCAGGTGACCTCCGAGCCGGTGCCACAGGTGGTGGGCAGGGCGATGAAAGGCAGCGGCGATTCCTGAAAGCGTTCCGCGCCCTCATAATCGGCGCAGTGGCCGCCGTTGGTGGCCAGCATGGCGGCGGCCTTGGCGGCATCCAGCACACTGCCGCCGCCGACGGCGATGACCGGGCTCAGGCGCTTGCGCCGGGCGACCTCCGCCAGCTCCTCCACCGTTCCCGCCCGGGGATTGCTCTCCACGCCGGAGAAGATGCGGCAGCGCAGCCCCTGCTGCTCCAGGGAGGACCGCACCTCGTCGGTCCAGGGACTCTCCGCCAGGCCGGCGTCCACTACCAGTAGCGCCTCGCTGCCGGCGTCCGCGGCGCTTCTGGCCCCTCCGGCGCCGCAGGCCGCAACCCG
This region of Acidobacteriota bacterium genomic DNA includes:
- a CDS encoding iron-containing alcohol dehydrogenase, translating into MTSSVPAFRLPTRVVLEPGCRRLLPERVAACGAGGARSAADAGSEALLVVDAGLAESPWTDEVRSSLEQQGLRCRIFSGVESNPRAGTVEELAEVARRKRLSPVIAVGGGSVLDAAKAAAMLATNGGHCADYEGAERFQESPLPFIALPTTCGTGSEVTWVSVISQPERRVKISIKGHRMFPDHALVDADFLRTLPAELVAWTALDALTHSLEAITGRLANPASEALATRSVELLLAYLPRAAADIAGDDEAREAVMTASTLAGMAFGNSDVGAVHCLSETLGGGWDVPHGLANALLLVPVLRSHGDSIHAALARVARRALPRSPEAVSDDDSEAASALLAAVKRLVDSLRLPPFADFAIPAEDYDWIATQAAANGSNDSNPRPMTPAEYRAILDGLR